A single window of Desulfovibrio desulfuricans DNA harbors:
- a CDS encoding JAB domain-containing protein — MTAKPTSTPPTSLGHRERLRQRLELEPTAVADYEVLELLLGYGLTRKDTKPLAKELIQKFGSIRGALDARPEELLQVPGFGPGLLALWRVLGETRARYAAAELRQKEVLATPEAVARMAQARLGTSPHEECWLALVDRRNRLMAWERLRRGGIAEVSIYPRDVLEAALLRKASGIILVHNHPGGNPGPSQEDRLLTEELQRLAPRMGLRFLDHVIVTDGDCYSITQSQRI; from the coding sequence ATGACAGCAAAGCCAACATCCACCCCGCCCACAAGCCTCGGGCATCGTGAGCGGCTGCGGCAAAGACTGGAACTGGAACCCACAGCAGTGGCGGATTATGAAGTGCTGGAGCTGCTGTTAGGCTACGGGTTGACCCGCAAGGACACAAAGCCCCTCGCCAAGGAACTGATACAGAAGTTTGGCAGCATTCGCGGGGCGCTGGACGCAAGGCCCGAAGAACTCTTGCAGGTGCCCGGTTTTGGGCCGGGATTGCTGGCCTTATGGCGGGTTTTGGGCGAAACGCGGGCGCGCTACGCAGCGGCAGAGCTGCGGCAAAAGGAAGTTCTGGCAACACCCGAGGCCGTAGCCCGCATGGCGCAGGCCCGGCTTGGCACAAGCCCTCACGAAGAATGCTGGCTGGCGCTGGTAGACAGGCGCAACCGCCTTATGGCCTGGGAGCGCCTGCGCAGGGGCGGCATTGCAGAAGTTTCAATCTACCCAAGGGACGTTCTTGAAGCGGCCCTGCTCCGTAAGGCAAGCGGCATAATCTTGGTGCACAACCACCCCGGCGGCAACCCGGGGCCTTCGCAGGAAGACCGCCTGCTGACAGAAGAACTGCAAAGACTGGCGCCCCGCATGGGGCTGCGCTTTCTGGATCACGTCATCGTTACTGATGGAGACTGCT